The window TGTCTTCTACAGTGGAGCATCAGGAGCGAATGGGGATCAGTCATTCCAAGTGATTAATATTCAAGCAACACAGGTATGATGGTATTGAGTGATTTCATAGCAATTACACACACCGAATGCGACCTGCCGTTCATCTGGCGTTTGTTCACGGCAGTATGTGTTTTAGGGACTGTCTGACTGCTGATATTTTCAAGCGTTTCTACATGTAGATCGGTTTGCAAATTACGGCTAGcactctgttcagaggtgctaagtactctcgGCAGGCAACCTAGCATCAGACTGACAAATCAAAGATCACCATGTCATTGGTGTGTATTCCTGCTCAGCTCTCTTTTAGAATCTCCACTAAAACCCCTTTAAGCTCAACAGCATATCTGTATCAAGCAACAATTGTAGTTCATTATTGTACTGATTATGCATCAAATGAAGTGGGGTTTTTCCCCTCTCAGGACGTGCAAGTCAACACAGAACTGGCTCGGATCGCGGGAGAGTTTACCGGGGAGCCTGAACAGACTGAATCGCCAGAGGGACCAAGCAACAAGGGGGATGACCTGCTGGCCATGATGGATGAACTATAATGTTGATTATGATGAGGTTTTGCTGGGTAGAGCTGTACAATCAGTATTGTAGTTTGGGCAAGATGCCTATTGTAGTTTGGGTGCTTAATGTTACTGTGGTTATCCACTATACTGGAGCTGGTCAATCAATGCTTACATACACAAACTCAACATTACCTCTTAGGCCCGTTTGTTGGATAAAAGTTGAATCACGTATTATTTTAGTCAATCTTTTCATCCCTCTGGTGGTGCTATTTTGGTTTGTAGATTACATCTTAAACGAGTGCAAAAAGTGAAGTATAAGActgtaaaaataaatgaaaattatTGTAGATATGAATAGCTGTTATGTTGTATATTTGTAATGTTGATGATTCTATGAAGAAAATCTTGTGTATATAGAGAATatttatatatagtatgtatgagTTTTATTTTTGTATTCGGTGGCACTTCATATTTTGGTAAATGATCTACCTGTCATTGAATATAAGAAGCAGTTGTCTTCAATAAACCAACACTCAAGcatctttttccacatttgtatttttgtagATTTGCACAGATCATGTTTTTTTCTGAAGGATCCTCAGATCGCCAGCAGGGGGAGTAGTAACAACATGCCAGCAGAGCCatgtatttctaaaaacatgttttcttgTTAAGTCATGTTCTTACAAACATAAATGGTGTTACAGTACAAAACAGCCTTTGTTTGTTACAAAATCAAATGTGTAAATCCACAAAAAAAAGCAACTTTTCTGTTTCATGAGGTGTGCAACCAAGGGAAGCTACACTACAtaactaaaagtatgtggacacctgcttgacgaacatctcattccaaaattatgggcattaatatggagttggtcccctccctttgctgctataacagcctccactcttctgggaaggctttccactagatgttggaacattgttgcggggatgttgcttccattcagccacaggagtaaggtcgggcactgatgtgggctgaggtcaggactctgcgagttggtgaagtgtgattcatcacaccagagaacgaGTTTTCACTGCTTccgagtccaatggcggcgagctttacaccactccagtcgacggTTGGCATTgtgcatagtgatcttaggcttgtgtgcggctgctcagccatggaaacctatttcatgaagctctcaacgaacagttcttatgctgacattgcttccagaggcagtttggaactcggtagtgagtgttgcaactgaggactaATGattttatgcgcttcagcactctgcgatcctgttctatgagcttgtgtggcctaccacttctcgactgagccgttgttgctcctagacgtttcacCTCACAATAACCACTTATAGTTGACcagtgcagctctagcagggaagaaacttgacaaactgacttgctggaaaggttGGGCATCCTATGACGCCACCAcactgaaagtcactgagctcttcagtaaggccattatactgtttgtctatggagattgcatggatgtgtgctcgattttatacacctgtcagccgaatccactaacttgaaggggtgtccacatacttgtgtatatatagtgtacgtaGATTTTAAGTGCCTATAATACTTTAAATAATGTGTTCCTTTAGTAGGAGTGAGTCTCAGAGCTCTTTGAGAAAGTCACCCCACTGAGGTTTTTCCTGGTCTTCCAGCCAGTGTGGGGGCCAGGTAGTTTTGACACTTGGTCTGTCCTTCATCATAGAGTAGTATGCTCTCAGTTTGGGGTAACGCTCTGCTGACAGCCCAGAGCGGAAGGAGTAGGCAATGGTGGGGAAGACAAGGACATCAGCCAACGAGAAGGCTTTTCCTGCCAGGTAAGAGCCTGCCTCCATCTTCTGAAAGTATCCCTCCCACAGTTTAATTTCAATTGCAAGGTTATCTTTGTTCCTCTTGATAGCAgagtcatgtctctctccctgaggGACATAATACTCATAGTAGACCACATCACTAAGTTTCTCGTAGAAGGTTTGGCCTTCAAACATGCGTTGGTACATCAGGGCCTGTTCAGCTAGACCCTCGGGGATCATCTGGGTCCCCTGGGACCTGAACTGGTTTTCCAAATACATGCATGCTCCATAGGACTCGTTCACTATGCAGTCCCCGTGTTTGAATGTAGGGAGCTGTGCCCGGGGGTTGAGGTCCATGACTATTGTAGATTTGTGCTCTTCTTTATCGAAGTCCAACAGCGTCTGGTTGTATCCCTGCAACATTTTCTCCTCCAGAGCGATCATAACCCGCCAGCACGGAACCGAGAAGGTGCACCAGAGAAGTGTCATGTTATTGGCCATGATTGTAGACACCGCGGAGAAAAAGGCGAGGAGTAGTCGACCTGGTAGTGTTGTTCAAGACGTTGGCAAGTTTCCAAATACTTGGGCCCTGCGTAGCAGTTGGTGGTGACGTAGACGACACAGTTGTGAAACGTCATCAAACTGCTCCGGCGGTTTACTTTCATCCTCAAGTTTGCTCCGTTGACATGATTAGCTACGAAGTTCTTTTCTAAGTACACTTAACCTTGGTTTCTCCTGAATATAAACGAATCAACCAAAATGTACGCTCGCTTCTTAGCTTTGTGTAAAGTCAGTGTTATCCAGCTTCTGTTGTAACTCTAGTCCATCGCGCTACTACAACGAATTATCTAGCTTTGTCGCCTTCCATTGATCCTTTAGGAGATTCTTTCTCTATGTTTAGTGACTTGACTTATATACACTTTAGTAACCCACCAAGGTAAAGATGTTGTGCTGTACCGTGAGAACGTATTTATTTGTGCGCACGGTGTCGCGTTTTTCCAAAATAGTAGCTCTGGTCCATGCGTCAGATGGGAATGCAGATCCAACGCGTGaattataataaaataatatatgaTAGGTCTACCCATAATGCCGTTTTTGCAAGAAACGTTTTGGAAACGAATCAATATCAAGTCTTTACATTTTATACACAtaccctttcctccctctccatagTCTTCCCTGGCTGTATCCTCAACCTAAGCAGGACCAATGGAGGTGTCCCATTCGATCAGGGAGCGCACCATAGCAGAGAACAGCCTAGTGATCCTTCTCCAGGGGCTTCAGGGGGAGGTGACCACCGTGGACCTGAGGGATGAAAGCACGGCGAGGGGGCGTGTGGTCAACGTGGACGCCTTCATGAACGTGCGTCTGGAGGAGGTGATTTTTGGGTTGATTTTTGGGTAAAACAGATTTTTACATTTAGAAACAATAATGTTAAAGTACAAATAACTCCAGAGGATGACACATGTAAGTGTTAAATACACGTTTTTCCAATGTTCACTCATGGTGATGATGATATGTGTTGCACAATTAGAtttgatgtatttatttattctatGTGGATGCAGCAGCACATTCTTTAATTATCCAAGACGATTTCCCCCTTTGGTGACAATAAAGTATATCCCAATCCTTCCAATGTGGTCGACCACAGGTGCTGTACCGGGACCGCCGCGGACGGCTCAGTCAGCTGGCCGATCTGTTTATCACGGCCAGGAACGTGCGCTACGTCCACATTCCCGACCACGTGGACATCATGGAGACCATACAGACCCAGCTGACCAGGATCAGACGCGTTCGCAACTTTGCCGGCGATAAAGGCGGCAGGAAGGAGTATCAAAAGAAAAAGAACTGAACTTGGAAGGGTGGAGGACGTTGTGTTGGCCCCAAGGGGCTGACCTTTTCTGACCTGAGTTTCAGCTCCTTGTCACTCATGGTCATCCCCAAATGTGTGGTTTGACAATGagcaatggagttggcaagagcacaaacagatctgggaccaggctatactGAATTGATAATATAATTGAACTTGAAGAGTGGTATTCTCATCCACCAGttggctttctctctgtctgtatgtggtTGGCTAGCAATTGAACCAGGGGACGAGGTTAGAAGGGTGGAGGTTGTGTTGCCCCAAGGAGCCTTCCATCACCGCTCATTTCAAATTGTGCAATTTCTCCTCATTTCATTAATGAAATTGTGactccagaacagaacagaatatgaATTTGAATTGATTCTCACAAGTTACATGTGTCATCCTTGAGTCTTTATGTTCATAATGCTTTAACATTATAACTCACAGAGGGTGACAGGTTCTCCTCTAATCCAAGGAAAGAAAAC of the Oncorhynchus tshawytscha isolate Ot180627B linkage group LG31, Otsh_v2.0, whole genome shotgun sequence genome contains:
- the lsm10 gene encoding U7 snRNA-associated Sm-like protein LSm10 isoform X1 — its product is MEVSHSIRERTIAENSLVILLQGLQGEVTTVDLRDESTARGRVVNVDAFMNVRLEEVLYRDRRGRLSQLADLFITARNVRYVHIPDHVDIMETIQTQLTRIRRVRNFAGDKGGRKEYQKKKN
- the LOC112229561 gene encoding glutathione S-transferase A, with the translated sequence MANNMTLLWCTFSVPCWRVMIALEEKMLQGYNQTLLDFDKEEHKSTIVMDLNPRAQLPTFKHGDCIVNESYGACMYLENQFRSQGTQMIPEGLAEQALMYQRMFEGQTFYEKLSDVVYYEYYVPQGERHDSAIKRNKDNLAIEIKLWEGYFQKMEAGSYLAGKAFSLADVLVFPTIAYSFRSGLSAERYPKLRAYYSMMKDRPSVKTTWPPHWLEDQEKPQWGDFLKEL
- the lsm10 gene encoding U7 snRNA-associated Sm-like protein LSm10 isoform X2; this encodes MEVSHSIRERTIAENSLVILLQGLQGEVTTVDLRDESTARGRVVNVDAFMNVLYRDRRGRLSQLADLFITARNVRYVHIPDHVDIMETIQTQLTRIRRVRNFAGDKGGRKEYQKKKN